The Streptomyces nitrosporeus genome includes a window with the following:
- a CDS encoding FKBP-type peptidyl-prolyl cis-trans isomerase encodes MSELTKPGVEVPKGEAPTGLTVRDLVAGDGPEAQPGRVVRIHYVGVTFASGREFDSSWEQDRPFKFAVGGGRVVKGLDRGVRGMRAGGRREIIVPPRLGYGRQSPSPSIPADSTLIFVVDLLTVVGGPAGARPGSAGPA; translated from the coding sequence ATGAGTGAACTGACGAAGCCCGGGGTCGAGGTTCCGAAGGGTGAGGCGCCCACCGGACTGACGGTCCGGGACCTCGTGGCCGGGGACGGGCCCGAGGCGCAGCCGGGCAGGGTCGTCCGGATCCACTACGTAGGGGTCACGTTCGCGTCGGGAAGGGAGTTCGACTCCTCCTGGGAACAGGACCGGCCGTTCAAGTTCGCCGTGGGCGGCGGCCGGGTCGTCAAGGGTCTGGACCGGGGAGTGAGGGGGATGAGGGCCGGCGGCCGGCGCGAGATCATCGTCCCCCCGCGTCTCGGTTACGGCAGGCAGTCACCCTCTCCGTCGATTCCGGCGGACTCGACACTGATCTTCGTCGTGGACCTGCTCACGGTCGTGGGCGGACCCGCCGGAGCGAGGCCCGGCTCGGCCGGCCCCGCCTGA